One segment of Mycolicibacterium baixiangningiae DNA contains the following:
- the eccD gene encoding type VII secretion integral membrane protein EccD, which translates to MTLPPTLSALDGESDEDQQLSRVTVVVGTHLIDVGLPTTVSVSVLAGEVVDMANLGDVDGQVDDDTAAGVGRWTFARLSGAVIDPRRTLAEAEVFDGDVLLIRQVGEPSPSILADELTGSGEEPAGGDSWLRRPATGWYAMSTVLSVAAALVLPTLASGPRVFGVPVAAIVLVLVGAVGAAIACVRARPAENSESAAGPVVAALPLLFGGLLYVLPAAQGIAALPVALGVTALTALLLLLLTGTGRALFSGIIALAAFGIPMSLAQLTVDPAPRTIGAILATVAVVVVYLAPGITIMASRLPVPRVPTAGEPLDDIEIQGGTAVDGVDALRAISRIVPNEEGMSRRVSRASDYLTGVVSAAAIAAVTGAYLAHDVDDGFHWQSAAFGIAVATVLCLRGRSHHDLVQAATLIGGGLLTALLVVAEVAVFLPEWRVQAALALIAMTMLVVACGLVAPRVEFSPVMRRLAELGEYLAVGLVVPLACWIVGVYAFFRGLRL; encoded by the coding sequence ATGACACTGCCGCCCACGCTGTCCGCACTCGACGGCGAATCGGACGAAGACCAGCAGCTGAGCCGGGTGACCGTCGTCGTCGGAACCCATCTCATCGACGTAGGCCTGCCCACCACGGTGAGCGTCTCCGTCCTCGCCGGCGAAGTCGTCGACATGGCCAACCTCGGTGACGTCGACGGCCAGGTCGACGACGATACCGCTGCGGGCGTGGGGCGATGGACCTTCGCACGCCTCAGTGGGGCCGTCATCGACCCCCGACGGACCCTGGCCGAGGCGGAGGTGTTCGACGGCGACGTCCTGCTGATCCGGCAGGTCGGCGAACCTTCCCCATCGATTCTGGCCGACGAGCTGACGGGGTCCGGCGAGGAGCCGGCCGGCGGCGACTCGTGGCTCCGGCGGCCCGCGACGGGCTGGTATGCGATGAGCACGGTTCTCTCGGTCGCCGCGGCGCTGGTGCTGCCCACGCTCGCATCCGGACCTAGGGTGTTCGGCGTCCCCGTGGCGGCGATCGTTCTCGTCCTCGTCGGTGCCGTCGGTGCGGCGATCGCGTGTGTCAGGGCCCGGCCGGCCGAGAACTCGGAGAGCGCGGCGGGCCCCGTCGTCGCGGCGCTGCCGTTGCTGTTCGGTGGTCTGCTGTACGTCCTGCCTGCCGCCCAGGGCATCGCCGCGCTGCCGGTGGCGCTGGGCGTGACGGCGCTGACGGCGTTGCTCCTGCTGCTGCTCACCGGAACCGGCCGGGCCCTGTTCAGCGGGATCATCGCGTTGGCGGCGTTCGGTATTCCGATGTCACTGGCCCAGTTGACCGTCGATCCGGCGCCCCGGACGATCGGGGCGATCCTGGCGACGGTCGCCGTCGTGGTCGTGTACCTTGCTCCGGGAATCACGATCATGGCGTCGCGACTGCCGGTCCCTCGCGTACCGACGGCAGGCGAACCGCTCGACGACATCGAAATCCAGGGTGGGACCGCGGTCGACGGGGTGGATGCGCTACGCGCGATCAGCCGGATCGTTCCCAACGAGGAGGGGATGAGCCGACGCGTCAGTCGGGCGTCGGACTACCTGACCGGAGTCGTCTCCGCGGCCGCGATCGCGGCCGTCACCGGTGCCTACCTGGCCCATGACGTCGACGACGGCTTCCATTGGCAGAGCGCGGCCTTCGGGATCGCGGTTGCGACGGTCCTGTGTCTACGGGGGAGGAGTCACCACGACCTCGTCCAGGCCGCCACCTTGATCGGGGGTGGTTTGCTCACCGCCCTGCTGGTCGTCGCCGAGGTCGCGGTCTTCCTTCCCGAGTGGCGGGTCCAGGCCGCCCTGGCACTGATCGCCATGACCATGCTCGTCGTGGCGTGCGGCCTGGTGGCGCCAAGGGTCGAGTTCTCCCCGGTGATGCGACGCTTGGCCGAGCTCGGCGAGTACCTCGCCGTCGGCCTGGTCGTGCCGCTGGCCTGCTGGATCGTCGGGGTCTATGCGTTCTTCCGGGGGCTGCGCCTGTGA
- the eccB gene encoding type VII secretion protein EccB produces MPAQVTTRAQVNGYRFLLRRLQHALIRADSRMIHDPMRGQMRALLTGVAVAVLIAGAAGVLAFFKPAPNFGKSTIMLSDTDGALYVRIGDRLHPALNLASARLAAGKNEAPGRVDRKFLDTVARGPALGIIGAPSAIHSGEDMSTSAWAVCDSTVTPPVTASVGTTSVSTTVLANNPVLGPDILPAISGQALLARSGNATYLLYDGVRAAIDASDPVLTAALRLDGVPPREVSLGLLNAFPLVAPIRSIRIDGIGAATSYLPPEFPVGSLARTTDSRGDQLYVVLAEGLQPVSVATADIIRYGNPESAAAREPSVISPARLGQLPVVHLLGVDDYPAAAPDLVSADSAPVVCMSWERRVGSASASTRVLLGNRLPLPHEAQPVQVASADGAGPGVDAVYLKPGTGEYVQAANQGSGPALGDLFYVSDLGLRFPVKDAATAAILGLAGVRESRDGPEHAQPAPWPILSLLPPGPRLSQQAAMIAHDGMAADPAGQAIGSSSGP; encoded by the coding sequence ATGCCGGCACAGGTCACCACACGCGCTCAGGTGAACGGCTACCGCTTCCTGCTGCGACGGCTACAACATGCGCTGATCCGTGCTGACTCGCGGATGATCCACGACCCGATGCGGGGCCAGATGCGAGCCCTGCTCACCGGAGTGGCCGTCGCCGTTCTCATCGCAGGCGCCGCGGGAGTCCTCGCGTTCTTCAAGCCCGCCCCCAACTTCGGCAAGTCGACGATCATGCTGAGCGACACCGACGGCGCTCTGTACGTCCGGATCGGCGACCGGTTGCACCCCGCGCTCAATCTCGCCTCAGCCCGGCTGGCCGCCGGGAAGAACGAGGCACCGGGCCGGGTGGACCGCAAGTTCCTCGACACCGTGGCCCGCGGTCCTGCGCTGGGCATCATCGGGGCCCCCAGCGCCATTCACTCCGGGGAGGACATGAGCACCTCGGCATGGGCGGTCTGCGATTCCACGGTGACACCCCCCGTCACGGCGTCTGTCGGCACGACGTCCGTGTCGACGACGGTCCTGGCCAACAACCCCGTGCTCGGCCCCGACATTCTGCCGGCGATCAGCGGGCAGGCGCTGCTGGCGCGGTCGGGGAACGCCACCTATCTGCTGTACGACGGGGTCCGCGCCGCAATCGACGCAAGCGACCCGGTCCTCACCGCCGCCCTTCGTCTGGACGGCGTGCCACCCAGGGAGGTCTCGCTCGGGCTGCTGAACGCGTTCCCCCTCGTCGCGCCCATCCGGTCGATTCGCATCGACGGGATCGGTGCCGCCACGTCCTACCTACCGCCGGAATTCCCGGTGGGCTCACTGGCGCGCACCACGGACTCGCGGGGTGACCAGCTCTACGTCGTCTTGGCCGAGGGACTCCAACCGGTCTCGGTAGCGACCGCCGACATCATTCGCTACGGCAACCCGGAGTCCGCCGCGGCGCGCGAGCCATCGGTGATCTCACCGGCCCGGCTCGGTCAACTCCCGGTCGTCCACCTGCTGGGCGTCGACGACTACCCGGCGGCCGCCCCGGATCTGGTGAGTGCCGACTCCGCACCCGTGGTGTGCATGTCCTGGGAGCGCCGCGTCGGGAGTGCCTCGGCGTCGACGAGGGTGCTGCTCGGCAACCGGTTGCCGTTGCCCCACGAGGCCCAGCCGGTGCAGGTGGCCAGCGCCGACGGCGCCGGACCCGGTGTCGACGCGGTGTACCTCAAGCCGGGCACCGGTGAGTACGTGCAAGCCGCGAACCAGGGGTCCGGACCGGCGCTCGGCGACCTGTTCTACGTCAGCGACCTGGGCCTGCGCTTTCCCGTCAAGGATGCGGCGACCGCGGCGATCCTCGGTCTGGCCGGGGTGCGCGAGTCACGCGACGGCCCCGAACACGCCCAGCCGGCCCCCTGGCCGATCCTGTCGCTGCTCCCACCTGGACCTCGGCTGTCGCAGCAAGCGGCGATGATCGCCCACGACGGCATGGCCGCCGACCCCGCGGGGCAAGCCATCGGGTCCAGCAGCGGGCCCTAG